The Lysobacter enzymogenes DNA segment CACCAGCGGCATCGATCCGATCCTGCTGCGCCCGATCGACGATCTGGAGCTGACCGTGCGTTCGGCCAACTGCCTCAAGGCCGAGAGCATCTACTACGTCGGCGACCTGATCCAGAAGACCGAGGTCGAGCTGCTCAAGACCCCGAACCTGGGCAAGAAGTCGCTCACCGAGATCAAGGAAGTGCTGGCTCAGCGCGGCCTGTCCCTCGGCATGAAGCTCGAAAACTGGCCGCCGGCCGGCATCGCCTCGCACGGGATGATGGGGTGAGCCCAAGCCGCTTGCGCGGCACCGCCGCGCGCTTGGGCGAACGCCCGGCGCGCTGCGCCGGGCAGGGGGCGAAAAGAGTCCACGCCGAAGTCAGCCGAAGCGTGGGCTCTTGATTCACCCGCATTGATGTAATCCGCAACACCCGCTCCACGCAACACCCAGCCGACGGCCCCCAAGGTCCGCGGCCAACCGGTCAAGGAAGCCCGGTTCGGACCATCCGCAGTCCAATGCTCCAACGCCTGGATGGCGACAGCGAAACCCAACCGTCACAACATTCACAGGAATCACCGTCATGCGCCACCAGAAAGCCGGTCGTAAGTTCAGCCGTACCAGCGCCCACCGCGATGCCATGTTCACCAACATGGCCGCCTCGCTGATCAAGCACGGCCTCATCCGCACCACCCTGCCCAAGGCCAAGGAACTGCGTCGCGTCGCCGAGCCGCTGATCACCCTGGCCAAGGTCGATGGCGTCGCCAACCGCCGCCTGGCCTTCTCGCGCCTGCGCGACAAGGAAGCCGTCGGCACCCTGTTCACCACCCTGGGCCCGCGCTATGCGACCCGTCCGGGCGGCTACCTGCGCATCCTCAAGTGCGGTTTCCGCGCCGGCGACAATGCGCCGATGGCCTACGTCGAGCTGGTGGACCGTCCGGAAGCGGCGGCCGAGTAATTCCCCGTTCGCGCCGCAACCGGCGCGACGGACAGCCAGCACACTGGGTCTCGGCCTTTGCGGTCGGGGTCCCTGCGAGCGAAACCCCGGCCGAGAGGTCGGGGTTTTTGCTTTCCGGCGACGGTTACGCCGGCAACGGTTACCGCGGTAAACGTCCCGAACCGGTAGGGTCGGGCCCAGGCATCGAGGAGGACGCGGGCGGGCAGCGAGGTCGGACCGGCACGAGCCGGGACCGGCAGGAGTCTTGAGATCGTCGCGCAGACGAATCGTCGCAGGGCGGCAACTTTCGCGCCGCCGGCGCAGTCCATGTGGGCTGCGACGCGATGCAGCGTTGCCCGACCACATGCCGATTCGACATTGGCACGACCCAACCCCGCCCCGTATGGTGTGTACATGAACCCCTTCAAAGCCTCCTTCCGGATCCAGTTCCTGCTCGGCTTCCTGGCCTGCGCGGGCTTGCTCGCGTACGCGCTCTACCTGCAGTTCTATCAGCACCTCGAACCGTGCCCGTTGTGCATCTTCCAGCGCGTGGCGTTCGCCGCGCTGGGCCTGATGTTCCTGCTCGGCGCGATCCACGGCCCGGGCAAGCCGCTGGGCCGCAGGATCTGGGGCGTGCTCGCCCTGATCGCCGCCGGCGCCGGCATGGCCGTGGCCGGCAACCACGTGCGCCTGCAGCACCTGCCGCCGGACCAGGTTCCGGCCTGCGGTCCCGGCCTCGATTACATGATGCAGGCGATGCCGATCGGCGGCGTGATCCGCAAGGTCATGACCGGCTCGGGCGAATGCGCCAACGTCGACTGGAGCTTCCTCGGCCTGGCGATGCCGGCCTGGAGCCTGATCTGCTTCATCGTGCTGGCGCTGTGGGCGGTCTATGCCGCGTTCCGCGCCCGTTCGCCCAAGTAAGCGCCGCACCGCACTCCCGCTTCGCCACCCTTCCCATCCACCGCAAACCTCCCACACACCGCGACACCCAACGGAACCAAGCAAATGAGCGCCTCCGATCGCAGCAACCTCCGTGCCGTCAACCTGCCCGCCGACTGGAGCCCGACCTCCTGGCGCGAGCGCACCGCACTGCAGCTGCCGACTTATCCGGACCAGGCCGAGCTCGAGAGCGCGTTGGCCGAGCTGCGCCATCTGCCGCCGCTGGTGACGTCGTGGGAGATCCTCTCGCTCAAGCAACAGTTGGCCGAGGCGCAGGAAGGCAAGCGATTTTTGCTGCAGGGCGGCGATTGCGCGGAGAGCTTCGACCAGTGCTCCTCCGACGTCATCTCCAACCGGCTCAAGGTGCTGCTGCAGATGAGCCTGGTACTGGTGCACGGCATGCGCAAGCCGGTGGTGCGCGTGGGCCGCTTCGCCGGCCAGTACGCCAAGCCGCGCTCGGCCGACACCGAGACCATCGACGGGGTGACCCTGCCGAGCTACCGCGGCGACATGGTCAACGGCCCGGCGTTCACCGAGGTCGCGCGCAAGCCCGACCCGCGCCGCATGATCAAGGCGCACGCGCGTTCGTCGATGACGATG contains these protein-coding regions:
- the rplQ gene encoding 50S ribosomal protein L17, which translates into the protein MRHQKAGRKFSRTSAHRDAMFTNMAASLIKHGLIRTTLPKAKELRRVAEPLITLAKVDGVANRRLAFSRLRDKEAVGTLFTTLGPRYATRPGGYLRILKCGFRAGDNAPMAYVELVDRPEAAAE
- a CDS encoding disulfide bond formation protein B, with translation MNPFKASFRIQFLLGFLACAGLLAYALYLQFYQHLEPCPLCIFQRVAFAALGLMFLLGAIHGPGKPLGRRIWGVLALIAAGAGMAVAGNHVRLQHLPPDQVPACGPGLDYMMQAMPIGGVIRKVMTGSGECANVDWSFLGLAMPAWSLICFIVLALWAVYAAFRARSPK